Proteins from a single region of Thunnus maccoyii chromosome 23, fThuMac1.1, whole genome shotgun sequence:
- the LOC121891059 gene encoding tetraspanin-8-like has translation MAKINPCLKRTFTIFNIIFAIIGGFIIGLALLSQVLTSVNGGNDLDGRTTGLIVLYVVGTITMVIAILGAYGAHKENKVALIVFLVCMVVGSLLMLRTGVPAAAARPRIRGVLEEKFHQLLPLDKASEDVKDMADTLQRQLHCCGLFSYEDWEQNIPDSCLCNDVEQSEGKCQNVQTSYRSLLLPTKSVYIKSCFPIVMYYILMVADIMIGVVFTLAVLALLGMILSSIMIYQMRHPETPAVLMTVPAIFTSGPPKYQELHNPPAY, from the exons ATTATCGGCGGATTCATCATCGGGCTCGCTCTGCTGTCTCAGGTCCTCACCAGCGTTAATGGAGGAAACGAC CTGGACGGTCGCACCACCGGCCTCATCGTCCTCTACGTGGTGGGCACCATTACCATGGTGATCGCCATCCTGGGAGCCTATGGAGCCCATAAGGAGAACAAAGTAGCTCTGATCGTG TTCCTGGTTTGTATGGTGGTCGGAAGTCTGCTGATGCTTCGGACCGGAGTCCCCGCCGCCGCCGCCCGTCCCAGG atCAGAGGAGTGTTGGAGGAGAAATTTCATCAACTTCTGCCTTTGGACAAAGCTTCAGAGGATGTGAAAGACATGGCCGACACCCTGCAGAGACAG ctgcacTGCTGCGGTCTGTTCAGCTATGAGGACTGGGAGCAGAACATCCCCGACTCCTGTCTGTGCAACGACGTGGAGCAGAGTGAGGGAAAGTGTCAGAACGTGCAGACCAGCTACAGA tctctcttGCTGCCGACAAAGTCCGTCTACATCAAG TCCTGCTTCCCCATCGTCATGTACTACATCCTGATGGTCGCTGACATCATGATCGGTGTCGTCTTCACTCTGGCTGTGCTGGCG CTGCTCGGCATGATCCTGTCCTCCATCATGATCTACCAGATGCGTCACCCCGAAACCCCCGCCGTGCTGATGACGGTGCCCGCCATCTTCACCTCGGGGCCTCCCAAGTACCAGGAGCTGCACAACCCTCCCGCCTACTAG